From Rhododendron vialii isolate Sample 1 chromosome 10a, ASM3025357v1, the proteins below share one genomic window:
- the LOC131303978 gene encoding agamous-like MADS-box protein AGL61, whose protein sequence is MARKITRGRQKIEMKFIESKQARQVTFSKRRSGLFKKASELCTLTGCELALVVFSPSGKPLSFGHSCVDTIVKRFLCQGPMEVAGYLDPRGSICSTIHQQYTELCKQLEEEKLRSKELEIEGLKRPKPSWFDTPTYELNLDQLEESINRMKELSDKIAQRVNELSLMGSTLTLAPANHVGAIDLNVAPPEEM, encoded by the coding sequence ATGGCAAGGAAAATAACTAGGGGTCGCCAAAAGATTGAAATGAAGTTTATTGAGTCCAAACAGGCTCGCCAAGTTACCTTCTCAAAGCGCCGATCTGGCCTTTTCAAGAAGGCAAGCGAGCTCTGTACCTTGACTGGTTGTGAGCTTGCTCTTGTTGTCTTCTCCCCTAGTGGGAAACCCTTGTCTTTTGGCCATAGTTGTGTTGACACAATAGTTAAAAGGTTCCTTTGCCAAGGCCCTATGGAAGTCGCTGGATATCTGGATCCTCGTGGGTCTATTTGTTCAACAATCCACCAGCAGTACACTGAGTTGTGCAAGCAACTCGAGGAAGAGAAACTCCGTTCTAAAGAACTTGAAATTGAAGGGTTGAAGCGCCCGAAGCCTTCCTGGTTTGATACGCCGACCTATGAGCTCAACTTGGATCAGCTAGAGGAATCCATAAACCGTATGAAAGAACTAAGTGATAAAATTGCCCAGAGAGTTAATGAGCTTTCCCTTATGGGATCTACTCTGACATTAGCTCCAGCAAATCATGTTGGAGCTATTGATCTCAATGTTGCTCCACCAGAGGAGATGTAA